One Punica granatum isolate Tunisia-2019 chromosome 3, ASM765513v2, whole genome shotgun sequence genomic window carries:
- the LOC116200858 gene encoding signal recognition particle subunit SRP72 — protein sequence MAPKAKPKPSPSPSQPPPPLEDLFTSLSKHIQRSEFKQAVRVADQVLGIAPGDEDAIRCKVVALIKSDSIEDALSAIQSAKNFPVDFSFYKAYCLYRQNKLDDALDCLKSQERSTSTMLLESQILYRLGKMDACADIYQNLLKSKVESSEINAVASLVAAGRASEVQGTLDSLRVKATSSFELAYNTACSLIEREKYSDAEQLLLSARRIGQETLLDENLEPDEVEIELAPIAVQLAYVQQLFGRTQEANKAYTGIIQRNLADESSLAIAVNNLISLKGSKDVNDGLRKLDRLKDKDAQSFKLSRTVDLKLLRKQREAIYTNRVLLLLHANKMDQARELVAALPDMFPDSVMPVLLQAAVLVRENKAGKAEELLGQFAEKFPDKSKVALLARAQVAAAAGHPLVAAESLSKIPEIQHMPGTVSTIVALKERAGDIDGASAVLDSAIKWWSDAMTEDNKIGLLMQEAASFKVRHGRQEEAARLFEELVKSHGSVEAIVGLVTTVARVDIEKAEAYAKKLKPLPGLKGVDVNSLEKTSGAKQDESYPRVGMGEVHEESKSKEKAKKKRKRKPRYPKGFDLANPGPPPDPERWLPKRERSSYRPKRKDKRAAQVRGSQGAVVRDKQEAGTNSSASNSKLSQAGSSKGPQSSTAEQPKPPSKSSRKKSRN from the exons ATGGCTCCAAAGGCGAAGCCTAAGCCCTCACCGTCCCCGTCGCAGCCTCCTCCCCCCCTCGAGGATCTGTTCACGTCCCTCAGCAAGCACATCCAGCGGTCCGAGTTCAAGCAGGCCGTCAGAGTAGCAGATCAAG TTCTCGGAATTGCCCCCGGAGACGAGGACGCGATCAGATGCAAGGTCGTGGCTTTGATAAAGAGCGATAGTATCGAGGATGCTCTGTCCGCAATTCAGTCTGCTAAGAATTTTCCAGTAGATTTTAGCTTCTACAAG GCATACTGCTTATACAGACAAAACAAGTTAGATGACGCATTGGACTGTCTAAAAAGCCAAGAGAGAAGCACTTCAACAATGCTGCTGGAATCCCAGATTCTATATCGGTTAGGAAAAATGGATGCTTGCGCCGATATCTACCAAAACCTTCTAAAGTCGAAGGTTGAATCGTCAGAAATAAATGCCGTTGCCAGCTTGGTTGCAGCTGGGAGGGCCTCTGAAGTTCAAGGAACACTTGATTCACTTAGAGTCAAAGCAACTAGCAGTTTTGAGTTGGCATATAACACTGCTTGTTCTTTGATTGAAAGAGAGAAGTACTCAGATGCGGAGCAACTGCTCTTATCTGCACGCAG AATTGGTCAGGAAACGCTGTTGGATGAAAATTTAGAACCTGATGAAGTAGAGATTGAACTTGCTCCTATTGCTGTGCAGCTGGCATACGTCCAGCAG CTCTTTGGACGCACTCAAGAGGCCAATAAAGCCTATACAGGAATTATTCAGCGGAATCTAGCAGATGAATCATCACTTGCAATTGCAGTGAACAACCTCATTTCTTTGAAAGGGTCGAAAGATGTGAATGATGGTTTAAGAAAACTTGACCGCCTAAAAGACAAAGATGCTCAGAGCTTCAAGCTTTCTCGCACGGTGGACTTGAAACTCTTGAGAAAGCAAAGGGAAGCAATATACACTAATCGGGTGCTGTTACTTCTCCATGCAAATAAGATGGATCAG GCTCGAGAACTTGTAGCGGCACTTCCTGACATGTTTCCTGATAGTGTGATGCCAGTACTGCTCCAAGCAGCAGTCCTCGTGAGAGAGAATAAGGCGGGAAAGGCCGAGGAGCTTCTAGGTCAGTTTGCCGAGAAGTTCCCAGACAAGTCAAAGGTTGCTCTCCTCGCAAGGGCACAAGTTGCTGCAGCAGCTGGTCACCCTCTGGTAGCAGCGGAATCTCTATCTAAGATTCCTGAGATCCAACACATGCCCGGAACTGTCTCGACTATAGTGGCTCTCAAGGAACGAGCGGGTGATATTGATGGAGCTTCTGCTGTTCTCGACTCAGCTATTAAATGGTGGTCTGATGCAATGACCGAGGACAACAAGATTGGTCTTTTAATGCAGGAAGCAGCTTCCTTCAAGGTTAGGCATGGGAGGCAAGAGGAAGCTGCCAGACTCTTCGAAGAGCTTGTGAAGAGCCATGGGAGTGTAGAGGCAATAGTAGGACTTGTGACCACTGTTGCTCGTGTGGATATCGAGAAAGCCGAAGCTTATGCGAAGAAGCTGAAGCCGTTGCCTGGGCTGAAGGGAGTGGACGTAAACAGTTTGGAGAAAACTTCTGGGGCGAAGCAGGATGAAAGTTATCCTCGAGTTGGGATGGGTGAGGTGCATGAGGAGAGCAAGAGTAAGGAGAAGGctaagaagaagaggaagaggaagccgagGTACCCCAAAGGGTTCGACCTGGCCAACCCAGGGCCACCACCGGACCCAGAGAGATGGCTTCCCAAGAGGGAGAGGTCAAGTTACCGGCCGAAGAGGAAGGATAAGAGGGCGGCCCAGGTCAGAGGCTCTCAAGGCGCAGTGGTCAGAGATAAACAAGAGGCTGGGACTAATTCAAGCGCATCCAACTCGAAATTAAGCCAAGCAGGCAGTTCCAAGGGGCCACAGAGTTCCACGGCGGAGCAACCCAAGCCTCCATCAAAGTCGTCAAGAAAGAAATCGAGGAACTGA